One Phoenix dactylifera cultivar Barhee BC4 chromosome 8, palm_55x_up_171113_PBpolish2nd_filt_p, whole genome shotgun sequence genomic window carries:
- the LOC103703377 gene encoding homogentisate 1,2-dioxygenase isoform X2, whose protein sequence is MEKPAGDDSGLWAEYQSGFGNHFSSEALPGALPTEQNNPLLCPYGLYAEQISGTAFTAPRKQNQRSWLYRIKPSVTHEPFHPRVPGHKHLVSEFNQLTSSATPTQLRWKPADVPDAPTDFIDGLYTICGAGSSFLRHGYAIHMYAANKSMEGCAFCNADGDFLIVPQKGRLLITTECGKLQVSPGEMVVLPQGFRFAINLPDGPSRGYVAEVFGTHFQLPELGPIGANGLASPRDFLAPTAWFEESFHPGYTIVQKFGGQLFAAKQNFSPFNVVAWHGNYVPYKYDLIKFCPYNTVLVDHGDPSINTVLTAPSDKLGVALLDFVIFPPRWLVAEHTFRPPYYHRNCMSEFMGLIYGTYEAKADGFLPGGASLHSCMTPHGPDTKTYEATIARAEDAEPCRISGTMAFMFESSLVPRICPWALESPNVDADYYQCWIGLKSHFSCNGRPEVNGSFTPSSASCD, encoded by the exons ATGGAGAAACCGGCGGGCGACGACTCCGGCTTGTGGGCGGAGTACCAGTCCGGGTTCGGCAACCACTTCTCGTCGGAGGCGCTGCCGGGGGCGCTGCCAACGGAGCAGAACAACCCCCTCCTCTGCCCCTATGGCCTCTACGCGGAGCAGATCTCTGGCACTGCCTTCACCGCCCCTCGCAAGCAAAACCAGAGGAG CTGGTTATATCGTATAAAGCCATCTGTTACTCATGAACCATTCCACCCGCGCGTTCCTGGCCATAAACACCTTGTCAGTGAGTTCAACCAGTTAACAAGCTCTGCTACACCTACTCAATTGCGCTGGAAGCCTGCAGATGTTCCTGATGCTCCAACTGATTTCATTGATGGCTTGTATACCATCTGTGGAGCAGGGAGCTCTTTCCTTCGTCATGGATATGCCATTCACAT GTATGCTGCTAACAAATCTATGGAAGGTTGCGCCTTTTGCAATGCTGATGGCGATTTTTTAATAGTCCCCCAGAAAGGAA GATTATTGATCACAACTGAATGTGGAAAACTGCAAGTATCTCCTGGTGAAATGGTTGTTCTCCCGCAAGGATTTCGTTTTGCCATTAACTTGCCTGATGGCCCCTCACGCGGTTATGTTGCTGAAGTTTTTGGCACCCATTTTCAACTTCCTGAGCTTGGCCCAATAG GTGCTAATGGTCTGGCTTCTCCAAGGGATTTTCTTGCTCCCACAGCTTGGTTTGAAGAAAGTTTCCATCCAGGGTACACAATCGTGCAGAAGTTTGGTGGTCAACTGTTCGCTGCAAAACAAAATTTTTCTCCATTTAATGTGGTTGCTTGGCATGGAAATTATGTACCATATAAG TATGACCTGATTAAATTTTGCCCATATAATACTGTTTTAGTCGATCATGGAGATCCTTCAATAAACACAG TACTGACAGCCCCATCCGATAAGCTTGGTGTTGCATTGCTTGATTTTGTGATTTTCCCACCTCGATGGTTGGTTGCTGAGCATACCTTTCGCCCTCCTTATTACCATCGCAATTGTATGAGTGAATTCATGGGTTTAATCTACGGGACATATGAG GCTAAAGCTGATGGATTTCTTCCCGGAGGTGCTAGCCTACATAGCTGCATGACACCACATGGACCTGATACTAAAACATACGAG GCAACCATTGCTCGTGCTGAGGATGCCGAGCCATGTAGAATAAGTGGTACCATGGCCTTCATGTTTGAGTCTTCCCTTGTCCCTCGCATCTGCCCGTGGGCTCTTGAGTCTCCAAATGTCGATGCTGACTACTACCAGTGCTGGATTGGACTGAAGTCGCACTTTTCATGCAACGGGAGACCAGAAGTAAATGGAAGTTTCACTCCGAGTAGTGCAAGCTGTGACTAA
- the LOC103703377 gene encoding homogentisate 1,2-dioxygenase isoform X1 — protein MEKPAGDDSGLWAEYQSGFGNHFSSEALPGALPTEQNNPLLCPYGLYAEQISGTAFTAPRKQNQRSWLYRIKPSVTHEPFHPRVPGHKHLVSEFNQLTSSATPTQLRWKPADVPDAPTDFIDGLYTICGAGSSFLRHGYAIHMYAANKSMEGCAFCNADGDFLIVPQKGRLLITTECGKLQVSPGEMVVLPQGFRFAINLPDGPSRGYVAEVFGTHFQLPELGPIGANGLASPRDFLAPTAWFEESFHPGYTIVQKFGGQLFAAKQNFSPFNVVAWHGNYVPYKYDLIKFCPYNTVLVDHGDPSINTGSLTPVLTAPSDKLGVALLDFVIFPPRWLVAEHTFRPPYYHRNCMSEFMGLIYGTYEAKADGFLPGGASLHSCMTPHGPDTKTYEATIARAEDAEPCRISGTMAFMFESSLVPRICPWALESPNVDADYYQCWIGLKSHFSCNGRPEVNGSFTPSSASCD, from the exons ATGGAGAAACCGGCGGGCGACGACTCCGGCTTGTGGGCGGAGTACCAGTCCGGGTTCGGCAACCACTTCTCGTCGGAGGCGCTGCCGGGGGCGCTGCCAACGGAGCAGAACAACCCCCTCCTCTGCCCCTATGGCCTCTACGCGGAGCAGATCTCTGGCACTGCCTTCACCGCCCCTCGCAAGCAAAACCAGAGGAG CTGGTTATATCGTATAAAGCCATCTGTTACTCATGAACCATTCCACCCGCGCGTTCCTGGCCATAAACACCTTGTCAGTGAGTTCAACCAGTTAACAAGCTCTGCTACACCTACTCAATTGCGCTGGAAGCCTGCAGATGTTCCTGATGCTCCAACTGATTTCATTGATGGCTTGTATACCATCTGTGGAGCAGGGAGCTCTTTCCTTCGTCATGGATATGCCATTCACAT GTATGCTGCTAACAAATCTATGGAAGGTTGCGCCTTTTGCAATGCTGATGGCGATTTTTTAATAGTCCCCCAGAAAGGAA GATTATTGATCACAACTGAATGTGGAAAACTGCAAGTATCTCCTGGTGAAATGGTTGTTCTCCCGCAAGGATTTCGTTTTGCCATTAACTTGCCTGATGGCCCCTCACGCGGTTATGTTGCTGAAGTTTTTGGCACCCATTTTCAACTTCCTGAGCTTGGCCCAATAG GTGCTAATGGTCTGGCTTCTCCAAGGGATTTTCTTGCTCCCACAGCTTGGTTTGAAGAAAGTTTCCATCCAGGGTACACAATCGTGCAGAAGTTTGGTGGTCAACTGTTCGCTGCAAAACAAAATTTTTCTCCATTTAATGTGGTTGCTTGGCATGGAAATTATGTACCATATAAG TATGACCTGATTAAATTTTGCCCATATAATACTGTTTTAGTCGATCATGGAGATCCTTCAATAAACACAGGTAGCTTGACTCCAG TACTGACAGCCCCATCCGATAAGCTTGGTGTTGCATTGCTTGATTTTGTGATTTTCCCACCTCGATGGTTGGTTGCTGAGCATACCTTTCGCCCTCCTTATTACCATCGCAATTGTATGAGTGAATTCATGGGTTTAATCTACGGGACATATGAG GCTAAAGCTGATGGATTTCTTCCCGGAGGTGCTAGCCTACATAGCTGCATGACACCACATGGACCTGATACTAAAACATACGAG GCAACCATTGCTCGTGCTGAGGATGCCGAGCCATGTAGAATAAGTGGTACCATGGCCTTCATGTTTGAGTCTTCCCTTGTCCCTCGCATCTGCCCGTGGGCTCTTGAGTCTCCAAATGTCGATGCTGACTACTACCAGTGCTGGATTGGACTGAAGTCGCACTTTTCATGCAACGGGAGACCAGAAGTAAATGGAAGTTTCACTCCGAGTAGTGCAAGCTGTGACTAA